From Hymenobacter sedentarius, a single genomic window includes:
- a CDS encoding DUF885 domain-containing protein produces the protein MKHRYLPVLALALTASTYSPATGLAAAPAPTPDARFDAFKNQFLLALWRQEPELAAAKGYHKYDSLLVIPDAAQRQRSAKFAQTNLATLGTFDLARLSPANQIDLRLLRNELRARRWYADTLKAWQWNPASYNLGATVGPLLNGRYYRLDRRLRNISDKISHAAEYYAAARANISTPTKEHTELALQQVAGGMAVFGPALADSVQKSGLSAAEKQTFTARIAATRQAMQGYLDFLKNDVLPAGKFRSFRIGKKLYDQKFAYDIQSRFTADQVYQQALKHKAELLHDMGHRAARLYSKYLPGKAAPADSLALIAAVIDQLTLKHTTRDGFVAAVRAQIHTLVAFVNEHQLLTQDPRQPLIVRETPLYMRGSGAGASVSAPGPYEKGANTYYNVEPIPAEWTPVQAESYLREYNDYTLQILNIHEAIPGHYTQKVYANRSPSLVKSIFSNGAMTEGWAVYAERMMLENGYGKNSDEMWLLWDKWNMRVTLNSIIDHAVQVDNLSETDMVTMLRREGFQEEAEARNKWRRATLSQVQLSSYFAGYTEIVALREEMKKKQGQAFSIKSFNEQFLSYGNAPVKYIRELMLQSAVAKR, from the coding sequence ATGAAACACCGCTACCTCCCCGTACTCGCGCTGGCGCTGACAGCATCTACCTACTCCCCGGCCACAGGGCTTGCTGCGGCTCCTGCCCCGACCCCCGACGCCCGGTTTGACGCCTTCAAAAACCAGTTTCTGCTGGCCCTGTGGCGCCAGGAGCCGGAGCTGGCAGCCGCCAAGGGCTACCACAAATACGACTCGCTGCTGGTGATTCCCGACGCGGCCCAACGGCAGCGGAGCGCCAAGTTTGCCCAAACCAATCTGGCCACGCTGGGCACCTTTGACCTGGCCCGCCTCTCGCCCGCCAACCAGATAGACCTGCGCCTGCTGCGCAACGAGCTGCGCGCCCGCCGCTGGTACGCCGACACCTTGAAGGCCTGGCAGTGGAACCCCGCCAGCTACAACCTGGGCGCCACCGTCGGCCCCCTGCTCAACGGCCGCTACTACCGCCTGGACCGGCGCCTACGCAACATATCCGATAAAATCAGCCACGCGGCTGAATACTACGCCGCGGCCCGGGCCAACATCAGCACCCCCACCAAGGAGCACACCGAGCTGGCCCTGCAACAAGTGGCGGGCGGCATGGCCGTATTTGGCCCCGCCCTGGCCGATTCGGTGCAGAAATCGGGATTAAGTGCGGCTGAAAAACAGACCTTCACCGCCCGCATTGCTGCCACCCGGCAGGCCATGCAAGGGTACCTGGATTTCCTGAAGAACGACGTGCTGCCGGCAGGCAAATTCCGGTCCTTCCGCATCGGCAAGAAGCTGTACGACCAGAAGTTCGCCTACGACATCCAGTCCCGGTTCACGGCCGACCAAGTGTACCAACAGGCCTTGAAGCACAAGGCCGAGCTGCTGCACGACATGGGCCACCGCGCCGCCCGCCTCTATTCCAAATACCTGCCCGGCAAGGCCGCACCCGCCGACTCGCTGGCTCTGATTGCAGCCGTTATCGACCAGCTCACCCTGAAGCATACCACCCGCGACGGCTTCGTGGCGGCAGTGAGGGCCCAGATTCACACCCTTGTGGCGTTTGTAAACGAGCACCAGCTGCTGACCCAGGACCCGCGCCAACCGCTAATAGTGCGCGAAACGCCGCTTTACATGCGTGGCAGCGGCGCAGGCGCCAGCGTGTCGGCTCCGGGGCCATATGAAAAAGGCGCCAATACTTACTATAACGTGGAGCCGATTCCGGCCGAGTGGACGCCGGTCCAGGCCGAGAGCTACCTGCGCGAGTACAACGACTACACCCTGCAGATTCTCAACATTCACGAAGCCATCCCCGGCCACTATACGCAAAAGGTGTACGCCAACCGCTCGCCTTCACTGGTGAAAAGCATTTTCAGCAACGGCGCCATGACGGAGGGCTGGGCCGTGTACGCCGAGCGCATGATGCTGGAAAACGGCTACGGCAAGAACTCCGACGAGATGTGGCTGCTCTGGGACAAGTGGAACATGCGCGTGACCCTGAACAGCATCATCGACCACGCTGTGCAGGTCGACAACCTGAGCGAAACCGACATGGTAACCATGCTGCGCCGCGAGGGCTTCCAGGAAGAGGCTGAAGCCCGCAACAAGTGGCGGCGCGCCACCCTGAGCCAGGTGCAACTCAGCAGCTACTTTGCGGGCTATACCGAAATTGTGGCTCTGCGGGAGGAGATGAAAAAGAAACAAGGCCAGGCCTTTTCCATCAAATCTTTCAACGAGCAGTTCCTCAGCTATGGCAACGCGCCGGTGAAGTACATCCGCGAGTTGATGTTGCAGTCGGCCGTGGCCAAGCGCTGA
- a CDS encoding N-acyl-D-amino-acid deacylase family protein, whose product MKKHLLFLLLLPVLCTCEHKNQYATIIRNGLLYDGRGGAPFKGDIALNADTIAAMGDLANASADVVVDARGMAVCPGFVNMLSGADETLLEDGRSQSDIRQGVTLEVMGEGSSMGPLNTRTKKQLARGQTDIKYPVAWTSLGEYLTYLEKKGVSCNVASFVGATTVRMNVVGEDNRAPTAVELDSMRLLVRQAMRQGAMGVSSSLIYAPAFFAKTPELIALCQEAAKYHGMYISHLRSEGNKLDESVEELITIAKAANIPAEIYHLKAAGKGNWGKVDGVIQRIEKARAAGLHITANMYTYPAAATGLTSCFPPSLQDGGFGALRKRLQDPAVRAATVKAMHTDAQNWENNYYGAGGPDNILLLAFKQDSLKKYSGKTLAAVAKIRGTSPEETAMNLVVEDSTRVTVAYFLMSEENVKKQLTLPWMSFDSDEGSYATEGVFLKSNAHPRAYGNFARVIGKYTRDEHLMTLQEAIRKLANLPATNLKLKKRGALKVGNFADVLVFDPAKVMDHATFAKPHQYATGMTHVFVNGVQVLKDGEHTGAKPGRFVKGPGYLK is encoded by the coding sequence ATGAAAAAGCATTTACTGTTCCTGCTTCTGCTACCTGTCTTGTGTACCTGCGAGCACAAGAACCAATACGCCACCATCATTCGCAACGGCCTGCTCTACGATGGCCGGGGCGGTGCGCCCTTCAAAGGGGACATTGCCTTGAACGCCGACACGATTGCCGCGATGGGCGACCTCGCCAATGCCTCGGCCGACGTAGTGGTGGACGCGCGCGGCATGGCAGTGTGCCCGGGCTTTGTCAACATGTTGAGTGGGGCTGATGAAACACTCCTAGAAGACGGCCGTTCCCAAAGCGACATCCGGCAAGGCGTCACCCTGGAGGTGATGGGCGAAGGCTCGAGCATGGGCCCGCTGAACACCCGCACAAAAAAGCAACTGGCGCGGGGGCAAACGGACATCAAGTACCCCGTCGCTTGGACTTCGCTGGGGGAATACCTTACGTACCTGGAAAAGAAAGGAGTGTCGTGCAACGTGGCCTCGTTTGTCGGGGCCACGACCGTGCGCATGAACGTGGTGGGCGAAGACAACAGGGCGCCGACGGCGGTTGAGCTGGACAGCATGCGCTTGCTGGTGCGCCAAGCCATGCGGCAAGGGGCCATGGGCGTGAGCTCTTCGCTCATCTACGCACCGGCATTTTTTGCCAAAACGCCGGAGCTGATTGCCTTATGCCAGGAAGCCGCCAAATACCACGGCATGTACATCAGCCACCTGCGCAGCGAAGGCAATAAGCTGGATGAATCGGTGGAAGAGCTGATTACTATTGCCAAAGCGGCTAATATCCCCGCGGAGATTTACCACCTAAAAGCCGCAGGCAAGGGTAATTGGGGAAAGGTGGACGGGGTCATCCAGCGCATCGAAAAGGCCCGCGCGGCCGGCCTACACATTACGGCGAACATGTACACGTACCCGGCCGCTGCCACCGGCCTGACGTCCTGCTTCCCCCCCTCCCTGCAAGATGGCGGCTTTGGCGCCTTGCGGAAACGGCTCCAGGACCCGGCGGTTCGGGCCGCAACTGTCAAAGCGATGCACACCGATGCCCAAAATTGGGAGAATAATTACTACGGGGCCGGTGGTCCGGACAACATCCTGCTGCTGGCCTTCAAGCAAGACTCATTAAAAAAATACAGCGGCAAAACGCTGGCCGCCGTGGCCAAAATCCGAGGCACCTCGCCGGAAGAAACAGCCATGAACCTGGTGGTTGAGGACAGCACGCGGGTTACCGTCGCATATTTCCTAATGAGCGAGGAAAACGTGAAAAAACAACTCACCTTGCCCTGGATGAGCTTTGACTCAGACGAAGGGTCTTATGCAACGGAAGGGGTTTTTCTAAAATCCAACGCGCACCCGCGCGCTTATGGCAACTTTGCCCGGGTGATTGGCAAGTACACGCGGGACGAACACCTGATGACGCTGCAGGAGGCTATTCGGAAACTAGCGAACCTGCCGGCGACGAATTTGAAGCTCAAGAAGCGGGGCGCGTTGAAGGTGGGCAACTTTGCCGATGTATTGGTCTTTGACCCGGCCAAGGTGATGGACCACGCCACGTTTGCCAAGCCCCACCAGTATGCGACCGGAATGACCCACGTATTTGTGAATGGAGTGCAGGTGTTAAAAGACGGTGAGCACACCGGAGCCAAACCAGGACGGTTTGTAAAAGGGCCCGGCTACTTGAAATAG
- a CDS encoding serine hydrolase, with protein sequence MLRTVLLSSALVAGLFLSAKAQVVFTPAIAPLDVAVVDATVARTLKAFDVPGIAVAVVKDGQVVMAKGYGVSSLATKAPMDANTLFGIASNTKAFTAAALGLLVEEGKLNWNDNVTDYIPEFKMYDPYVTAEFTVRDLLTHRSGMGLGAGDLMFFPDSTDFTIKDVIHNLRYFKPVSSFRSKYDYDNNLYLVAGEVVARVSGKSWAEFVEARFLKPLGMNRTAPGFARLPDPTNVIDGHGPVDGRVQVVRRSLGTVDWACGGMYSSVNDLSKWAMMLLGGPGAPPSLLKPQTQWQLWSPQTILPVGPVPAAYVPFSYNTHFSAYGLGWFLRDVRGYKEVSHTGGQVGMVTKMTLLPELHLGIIVLTNQESGAAFTAITNTIEDHYLGMTGLDRVKFMADLTAASKSGDDKTTTEVWKQVATAQKAASKRPDFKAFVGRYHDAWLGDVNIYAQGPQLWLKAQRSPRLVGQLMPYRGSTYVVRWKERSFNADAFAAFALDEKGQATGLKMKAISGLTDFSYDFHDLDLQRVPETAAAQ encoded by the coding sequence ATGCTTCGAACTGTACTATTGAGCAGTGCCTTGGTTGCGGGATTGTTCCTGTCGGCCAAGGCACAAGTGGTTTTCACCCCAGCCATCGCACCGCTCGACGTGGCGGTCGTGGACGCTACAGTAGCCCGTACCCTCAAGGCCTTCGATGTACCGGGCATTGCCGTGGCCGTGGTAAAGGACGGCCAGGTGGTGATGGCCAAGGGCTACGGCGTGAGCTCACTGGCCACCAAAGCCCCCATGGATGCCAACACGCTCTTCGGCATCGCCTCCAACACCAAAGCGTTTACGGCAGCGGCCCTGGGGCTGCTGGTGGAGGAAGGCAAGCTTAACTGGAACGACAATGTGACGGACTACATCCCCGAGTTCAAGATGTACGACCCGTACGTGACGGCCGAATTCACGGTGCGCGACCTACTTACGCACCGCAGCGGCATGGGACTGGGCGCGGGCGACCTGATGTTTTTTCCGGACTCGACGGATTTTACCATCAAGGACGTGATTCATAACCTGCGCTACTTCAAGCCGGTATCGTCGTTCCGAAGCAAATACGATTACGACAACAACCTGTACCTAGTGGCCGGCGAGGTGGTGGCGCGGGTATCGGGAAAATCATGGGCTGAGTTTGTGGAAGCCCGCTTTCTGAAACCGCTGGGCATGAACCGCACTGCTCCCGGCTTTGCCCGCCTGCCCGACCCCACCAACGTCATCGATGGCCACGGCCCGGTAGATGGCCGGGTACAGGTAGTACGCCGCAGCCTGGGCACCGTAGACTGGGCTTGTGGCGGCATGTACAGCAGCGTAAACGACCTAAGCAAGTGGGCCATGATGCTACTCGGCGGCCCCGGCGCCCCTCCTTCGCTCCTCAAACCCCAAACGCAGTGGCAGCTCTGGTCGCCCCAAACCATTTTGCCGGTCGGCCCGGTTCCGGCTGCGTACGTGCCCTTTAGCTACAACACGCACTTTTCGGCTTACGGCCTGGGCTGGTTTCTGCGCGATGTCCGCGGCTACAAGGAAGTTTCGCATACCGGTGGCCAGGTAGGTATGGTCACGAAAATGACGCTACTGCCCGAGCTGCACCTGGGCATCATCGTGCTTACCAACCAAGAAAGCGGGGCGGCCTTTACGGCCATTACCAACACCATCGAGGACCATTACCTCGGGATGACGGGACTGGACCGGGTGAAGTTCATGGCAGACCTAACCGCGGCCAGCAAGTCCGGTGATGATAAAACCACCACGGAAGTGTGGAAGCAGGTAGCCACTGCCCAGAAAGCCGCCTCCAAGCGGCCGGATTTCAAGGCCTTCGTGGGCCGCTACCACGATGCGTGGCTGGGCGACGTAAACATCTACGCCCAAGGCCCGCAGCTGTGGCTCAAAGCGCAACGCTCGCCCCGCCTCGTGGGCCAGCTCATGCCCTACCGCGGCAGTACCTACGTGGTGCGCTGGAAGGAACGCAGCTTCAACGCCGATGCCTTTGCCGCTTTTGCCCTCGACGAAAAAGGCCAAGCGACGGGCCTCAAGATGAAAGCCATTTCAGGTCTCACCGATTTTAGCTACGATTTCCACGACCTGGACTTGCAGCGGGTGCCGGAAACTGCGGCGGCGCAGTAA
- a CDS encoding DUF885 domain-containing protein codes for MKTTSIVLLAALCLPAGLPTAQGQPTKKATKTPPKAKATTHAAMASSTKASAPLAALFDTYWEDRAKLFPLGATSQGDYRYNDQLPNDQTQAFRQQQQRFYQQYLASLQKFDRAKLSADDQVSYDIFKYEMDTRLEGLKLNTWMMPFAQFYSLPNTLGQLGAGTGAQPFKTVKDYDDWLARVGQFPVWADSAIGNFRQGMRAGVVLPRVLVLKMVPQLQAQVTADATKSLFYGPITRMPASFSEADKTRLAAAYQQAILTQLVPTYRKLADFLQTEYLPKARTTTGLADIPGGPQMYRYDVRLMTTTDRTPEAIYQTGLSEVKRIRAEMEAVKKQVGFKGDLPAFFTYLNSDPKFTPYKTPEDVLNAFRAIQAKITPNLPKLFGHAPKSPFEIRQTEAFRAATASAEYNRGTPDGSRPGIFYVPILDATKFNITSGMESLFAHEAIPGHHYQLSLQQENTALPKFRRFASYPAFSEGWALYCESLGPELGLYTDPYQKIGALGDEIHRAIRLVVDVGMHAKGMTREQAIKYMMDNEPISEQGATAEIERYMAMPGQALAYKTGALKLRELRARYEKQLGKKFDLRAFHDEVLAGGSMPLAVLERKMDAWAAHQK; via the coding sequence ATGAAAACAACCTCTATTGTCTTGCTGGCAGCGCTTTGCTTGCCAGCCGGGCTACCCACCGCCCAGGGCCAGCCCACTAAGAAGGCCACCAAAACCCCGCCCAAAGCCAAAGCAACCACGCACGCAGCAATGGCCAGCTCCACTAAGGCATCGGCGCCGCTGGCGGCCCTGTTCGACACCTATTGGGAAGACCGCGCCAAGCTGTTTCCGCTGGGGGCCACCAGCCAGGGCGACTACCGCTACAACGACCAGCTGCCCAACGACCAGACCCAGGCTTTCCGGCAGCAACAGCAGCGCTTTTACCAGCAGTACCTCGCCTCGCTGCAGAAGTTTGACCGCGCCAAACTCTCGGCCGATGACCAGGTCAGCTACGACATCTTCAAGTACGAGATGGACACCCGCCTCGAGGGCCTGAAGCTGAACACCTGGATGATGCCCTTTGCCCAGTTTTACAGCCTGCCCAATACGCTGGGCCAACTGGGCGCAGGCACGGGCGCGCAGCCCTTCAAAACGGTGAAGGACTACGATGACTGGCTGGCGCGTGTGGGCCAGTTTCCGGTGTGGGCCGACTCGGCGATTGGCAATTTCCGGCAGGGCATGCGGGCCGGCGTGGTACTGCCCCGCGTGCTGGTACTGAAAATGGTGCCGCAGCTGCAGGCCCAGGTCACGGCCGATGCCACCAAGAGCCTGTTTTACGGCCCCATCACCCGTATGCCCGCCAGCTTCTCGGAGGCCGATAAAACCCGCCTCGCCGCGGCTTATCAGCAGGCCATTCTGACCCAGCTGGTGCCCACCTACCGCAAGCTGGCCGACTTCCTGCAAACGGAATACCTGCCCAAGGCCCGCACCACTACCGGCTTGGCCGACATACCCGGTGGCCCCCAGATGTACCGTTACGACGTGCGCCTGATGACCACCACCGACCGCACACCCGAGGCCATTTACCAAACCGGCCTGAGCGAGGTCAAGCGCATTCGGGCCGAGATGGAAGCCGTGAAAAAACAGGTAGGCTTCAAGGGCGACTTGCCCGCCTTCTTTACCTACCTGAACTCGGACCCCAAATTCACGCCCTACAAAACGCCGGAGGATGTGCTGAACGCCTTCCGCGCCATCCAGGCCAAGATTACGCCCAACCTGCCCAAACTGTTTGGGCACGCGCCGAAGTCGCCGTTTGAGATTCGCCAGACCGAAGCCTTCCGCGCCGCTACGGCTTCGGCCGAGTACAACCGCGGCACGCCCGACGGCTCGCGGCCGGGTATTTTCTACGTGCCGATTCTGGACGCCACCAAGTTCAACATCACCTCGGGCATGGAGTCACTGTTTGCCCACGAGGCCATTCCGGGGCACCACTACCAGCTCTCGCTGCAGCAGGAGAATACCGCATTGCCCAAGTTCCGTCGCTTTGCCTCCTACCCCGCTTTCAGCGAGGGCTGGGCGCTGTACTGCGAAAGCCTGGGGCCCGAGCTTGGCCTCTACACCGACCCCTACCAGAAAATTGGGGCGTTGGGCGATGAAATTCACCGCGCCATTCGCCTGGTGGTCGACGTGGGCATGCACGCCAAAGGCATGACGCGCGAGCAGGCCATTAAATACATGATGGACAACGAGCCCATCTCGGAGCAAGGCGCCACGGCCGAAATAGAGCGCTACATGGCCATGCCCGGCCAGGCGCTGGCCTACAAAACCGGCGCCCTGAAGCTGCGCGAGTTGCGCGCCCGCTACGAAAAGCAGTTGGGCAAGAAGTTCGACCTGCGCGCCTTCCACGACGAGGTACTGGCCGGTGGCTCCATGCCGCTGGCGGTGCTGGAACGCAAGATGGACGCCTGGGCCGCCCACCAGAAATAA
- a CDS encoding DUF885 domain-containing protein, translated as MKKLALAGLVAAALSTACNQTKTTETATTTEKPAATEGAADTTTGLQGLFNSYWEKQLRLDPMSATAYGDNRYNNILPNNQTRAFRDTLHAFYQNYLTRLQRFDREKLSENDKISYDIFAYEMNHGLAGLKLNTWMMPANQFYGLPITLGQYGSGQGNQPFKTVKDYDNWLGRVHGFTAWTDSAIGNFRVGMRRGVVLPRALVVRMIPQLQAPDILVTDPTKSLYYGPISRLPKDFSDADKTRITDAYKKAILTELVPAYRKLGTFLQQEYLPKARTTSGIDAVPGGKEIYAYDVKYETTTDKTPAEIYQIGLSEVARIRAQMEQIKSEVGFKGDLQAFFKYLNTDPKFRPFKTPQEVLAAFENIHQRMLPNLKKMFGRTPKTPFEIRETEKFREASASAEYNQGSPDGSRPGIFYVPIPDATTFATTSGMESLFLHEAIPGHHYQISLQQENTSLPKFRRFGGQNAYVEGWALYCESLGPELGLFKDPYQRMGALGDEMLRAVRLVVDTGLHSRHMTREQAIEYLLANLSTTRDEATSAIERYMAIPGQALGYKIGQLKIRELRAKYEKQLGPKFKLSDFHDELLKDGSMPLAVLEKKMDAWAAKQ; from the coding sequence ATGAAAAAACTCGCCCTCGCCGGCCTTGTGGCCGCGGCGCTCAGCACGGCCTGCAACCAGACCAAGACCACCGAAACTGCCACGACTACCGAGAAGCCCGCCGCTACCGAAGGCGCGGCCGACACGACTACCGGCCTGCAGGGCCTGTTCAATAGCTACTGGGAAAAGCAGCTGCGCCTCGACCCCATGTCGGCCACGGCGTATGGCGACAACCGCTACAACAACATCCTGCCCAACAACCAGACCCGGGCCTTTCGCGACACGCTGCACGCGTTTTACCAGAACTACCTGACCCGGCTGCAGCGGTTCGACCGCGAAAAGCTGAGCGAGAACGACAAAATCAGCTACGACATCTTCGCCTACGAGATGAACCACGGGCTGGCCGGCCTCAAGCTCAACACCTGGATGATGCCCGCCAACCAGTTCTACGGCTTGCCCATCACGCTGGGCCAGTACGGCTCCGGCCAGGGCAACCAGCCCTTTAAGACCGTGAAGGACTACGACAACTGGCTGGGCCGGGTGCACGGCTTCACGGCCTGGACCGACTCGGCCATCGGCAACTTCCGGGTAGGCATGCGCCGGGGCGTGGTGCTGCCGCGGGCGCTGGTAGTGCGCATGATTCCGCAGCTGCAAGCGCCTGATATTCTGGTAACCGACCCCACCAAGAGCCTGTACTACGGCCCCATTTCGCGCCTGCCCAAAGACTTTTCGGATGCCGACAAAACCCGCATCACGGACGCTTACAAGAAGGCCATCCTGACCGAGCTGGTACCGGCCTACCGCAAGCTGGGCACCTTCCTGCAGCAGGAATACCTACCCAAGGCGCGCACCACGAGCGGCATCGACGCCGTGCCCGGCGGCAAGGAAATCTATGCCTACGACGTGAAGTACGAGACGACGACCGACAAGACGCCGGCCGAAATCTACCAGATTGGCCTCTCCGAGGTGGCGCGCATCCGGGCCCAGATGGAGCAGATAAAGTCGGAAGTGGGCTTCAAAGGCGACTTGCAGGCGTTTTTTAAGTACCTGAACACCGACCCCAAGTTCCGGCCCTTCAAAACACCGCAGGAAGTGTTAGCTGCCTTCGAAAACATCCACCAGCGGATGCTGCCCAACCTGAAAAAGATGTTTGGCCGCACGCCCAAAACGCCGTTTGAAATCCGCGAAACCGAGAAATTCCGCGAAGCCTCGGCTTCGGCTGAGTACAACCAGGGCTCGCCAGACGGCTCGCGGCCGGGTATTTTCTACGTGCCCATTCCCGATGCCACCACGTTTGCCACCACCTCGGGCATGGAGTCGCTGTTTTTGCACGAAGCCATTCCGGGCCACCACTACCAGATTTCGCTGCAGCAGGAAAACACCAGCCTGCCCAAGTTCCGCCGCTTCGGGGGCCAGAATGCTTACGTAGAGGGCTGGGCGCTGTATTGCGAGAGCCTGGGCCCGGAGCTCGGGCTGTTCAAGGACCCCTACCAGCGCATGGGCGCCCTGGGCGACGAGATGCTGCGCGCCGTGCGCCTGGTAGTAGACACGGGCCTGCACTCGCGCCACATGACCCGCGAGCAGGCCATAGAGTACCTGCTGGCCAACCTGAGCACCACGCGCGACGAGGCCACCTCGGCCATTGAGCGCTACATGGCCATTCCCGGCCAGGCGTTGGGCTACAAAATCGGCCAGCTCAAAATCCGGGAGCTGCGCGCCAAATACGAAAAGCAGCTGGGGCCCAAGTTCAAGCTCAGCGACTTCCACGACGAGCTGCTGAAGGACGGCTCCATGCCGCTGGCCGTACTGGAAAAGAAGATGGACGCCTGGGCCGCGAAGCAATAG